The Solidesulfovibrio fructosivorans JJ] nucleotide sequence CAATGGCTGGAAAAGGTGGCGTCACACTGTGTCTCTCTTTAAAAAGAAGCCCTTGCCGCCCGATGCCGGCGGCCTGACCCGGCGGCAGGCCATGGAGCTGGCTCCGGTGGTCAGCCGCGACGTGCGCGCCGAGGAAATCCCCTCCGGCGTGGTGCAGCTGTCCCTGCCCGTGGCCGTGCGCCCGGCCTTGGCCGGGTTGGCCCGGCGTTTCGGCCTGTGGGACGGCAAGCCGTTGCGCAAGACCGTGGAGCTCGACGCCATGGGCTCGGCCGTGTGGCGGCTCATCGACGGCAAACGCTC carries:
- a CDS encoding PqqD family protein; the encoded protein is MSLFKKKPLPPDAGGLTRRQAMELAPVVSRDVRAEEIPSGVVQLSLPVAVRPALAGLARRFGLWDGKPLRKTVELDAMGSAVWRLIDGKRSAGEIAAELARRYNLDAREAEMAVAEFLRLLGRRGAIAVVGREGEEE